The Daphnia pulex isolate KAP4 chromosome 6, ASM2113471v1 genome contains the following window.
gtaacaacaaaagaaattctttttataggCGAGTCGACTCGACTCGCGCACAAAGGAATTGTGATGAGCAATGTTTTATCCCCAAAATTACTTGTAGAATCCATCATCTTTGGCCATCTGCTGGAACTCATTTCGTAATTGCACCCTTTGTTACAAACTTCTCTTGGCTATTAAACGAAAGGATTCAAGGAACCTGCCCATCTTTCGTCTAATCTCAAACGTATTCGTTGGTGCCTGGATGGTTGAGCGGCTCCACCTCCGGTGCTGACGGCTTAGACCGCCCCGACGGCGGGTTCTTGGACAGAGCAAACTTGTCCTCTGTCGTCTTTCTGTAAACGGGATTATCAAAGTTCATACTCGTCGCGTTCCGCAGCACAACATGTCGGTAGACGAAGAAACCCACCtaagttgtttttaaaaataagcatCGCATTAGTGTTATGACTTGTGATTCACGGAGTCACGAAAAGACTTGGTTACCAGGGCGACAACTAACAGCAAAGCGACGACACTACCAATTACCAATCCGGTAATGGTTCCAGAGTCGTTGGTCAGGGAATGAGTTGCTTCCTCAGAAATAGACGTCAATAATGTATCGTTCATCGTTTTCGACTCTAAAAATACCAAAGGGTTTTAATATCATTTTCGTGTAActaaaaaatcgataaaaaatattgcacTTTACCTGTACTTGTAGTTGATGTTGTCGTTGAAGCATTGCGAGCTAGTAAATGAGCTGTAATGGAAAAAGAGGTGTTTTAAATTCATTCATAAAATTACACAGCACTCAATTTCAAGTGGAAACTTACTTTCAACGCAATTAAGTCCGTCGTCCAACATCTGAAAGTTGTCTGGACAAGCGCAGGATATCTTAGCCGAGCGGTCATTGATCTGAGGGGCTGGCAAGCATAGATGGGAGCAACGGCCGTTGAAGGGCATACAGTGATTGGGTCCACCGGGCTGGCGATAGGAATGATAAACGTGCACTACCATGGGCAGCTGTGACTGAATGTCAATTGAATCGTAAGATGAGTGAGGAGATATATATTGCGTTATAATGGATTTCATACCGAATGCGTCTGAGTGACTGAAGTGGCATTTTTGCCATTGAACTTGTTGGCTCGCATGATGGTTCGATGATCCCAATCCGACCAGTAGATCCAATCTTCGAATACAGTGACGGAAAATGGGTGGCTAATGGCCGGACCGGCGGCAAGCACCACGCGTCTGTTGGATCCATCGTAGTTGCAACTGCCGATCATATTCATTTTGGCGTCGACCCAAAAGAGTCGTCTATCAACTCGATCCAGCGTGATACCGTTGGGCCACTTGATGTGTGAATCAATCAGCACCTGCCTGTGAGTGCCGTCGAGGCCAGAGCGTTCAATGCGCGAGGCTCCGCCCCAGTCGGACCAATAGAGCCAGCCCTCCAAAGGATCAACGGCGATGGATCTTGGCTGCTGGAGCCCTTCCGTCAGCAATGTCTTTCGGAATCCACCTTCCAAGTCAGACACTTGAATGGAAGATACCAGCGACTCTTTGGATGAGTCGGTCCAATACAAATGGCGATAGATCCAGTCGACTGCCAGCCCGTCGGCTTTGACAACGTGGCCCGAAGCCACAACCGCTTTAGTTTCACCCTCATCGATCGGGGCTTTGTAAATCCGCCTGTCATTGATATCACTCCAATACAGCATGCCACTCTCGAAATGAAAGTCGAGTGCTGTTGAACTGCGCGTCTCGTTGACAATGGACGTCAAATCCCGACGGTCGAGAGAGAAGCGGCGGATATCCGTCCCGTGGGTGAAGAGCAACGCCGAATGTCCTTCATTAGCTTTGCAATGCGTTCGGTCGTGCGGATCGCGGGTATAACCCGTAAGACACTCGCACTTGAAACTGCCTTTTTCATTGATGCACGTCTGCGAGCACGTTCCTGGCTCCAGGCACTCGTCCACatctacaaaagaaaaacaaagaaagggtgtgtgtttttctctacTGTTTCTAAATGATCCCACACGAGAGATAAAAAGAGGTACTAACCAACACAAGTCGAGTTGTCTGAGAGCGTGTAACCAGGATGA
Protein-coding sequences here:
- the LOC124195349 gene encoding very low-density lipoprotein receptor-like: MLDHRGHTTLLITFLFFLCLKSGLAGEVCASHQFECASGRCIPFSWSCDGENDCDDSSDENEHCRGSVHCADTEFQCSSGPRCIPLRWQCDGENDCEDRSDEDPTKCEIKKCTEEQFACKNRVGECIPLSWICDKNADCSDGTDEEGCNVNCTTDEFTCANGRCIQKRWFCDGQDDCGDNSDEGDHCPEDSCPPDNNFNCGDNVCIPNKRKCDGFVDCSNGSDEADCPSSALNGTNQCNAQEFQCLNGIDCIHSSWQCDGDSDCPDGSDERNCSPSTCRPDQFRCDDGECIPGHLQCSGAAECNDTSDETSCNGTISTGCNPESEFDCGGGMCIGLDKVCDGVDDCGQWQDEPKGKCSVNECSINNGGCMHTCTDTTWGFRCGCHPGYTLSDNSTCVDVDECLEPGTCSQTCINEKGSFKCECLTGYTRDPHDRTHCKANEGHSALLFTHGTDIRRFSLDRRDLTSIVNETRSSTALDFHFESGMLYWSDINDRRIYKAPIDEGETKAVVASGHVVKADGLAVDWIYRHLYWTDSSKESLVSSIQVSDLEGGFRKTLLTEGLQQPRSIAVDPLEGWLYWSDWGGASRIERSGLDGTHRQVLIDSHIKWPNGITLDRVDRRLFWVDAKMNMIGSCNYDGSNRRVVLAAGPAISHPFSVTVFEDWIYWSDWDHRTIMRANKFNGKNATSVTQTHSSQLPMVVHVYHSYRQPGGPNHCMPFNGRCSHLCLPAPQINDRSAKISCACPDNFQMLDDGLNCVETHLLARNASTTTSTTSTESKTMNDTLLTSISEEATHSLTNDSGTITGLVIGSVVALLLVVALVGFFVYRHVVLRNATSMNFDNPVYRKTTEDKFALSKNPPSGRSKPSAPEVEPLNHPGTNEYV